A window from Theobroma cacao cultivar B97-61/B2 chromosome 3, Criollo_cocoa_genome_V2, whole genome shotgun sequence encodes these proteins:
- the LOC18604368 gene encoding uncharacterized protein LOC18604368 translates to MESSDDEKDGVYGNYMPKELGHSLASNGTKFVDEVLNGQSERCLENFRMDKPVFYKLCDILQGKGLLRHTNRIKIEEQLAIFLFIIGHNLRTRAVQELFRYSGETISRHFNNVLNAIMAISLEFFQPPGSDVPPQISQDPRFYPYFKDCVGAVDGIHIPVMVGVDEQGPFRNKNGLLSQNVLAACSFDLKFHYVLAGWEGSASDLRVLNSALTRRNKLQVPEGRYYLVDNKYANMPGFIAPYFGVPYNSNEFSSGYHLQDAKELFNQRHFLLRNATDRTFGALKERFPILMSAPPYPLQTQVKLVVAACALHNYIRREKPDDLLFKMYEPETVQQIEESLPPLEVEQAMMHIDNHDLEVGFEAEQLELSSQLRDSIATEMWDDYIRDLEAM, encoded by the exons ATGGAGAGCTCTGATGATGAGAAGGATGGAGTCTATGGAAATTATATGCCCAAAGAATTGGGTCATAGTCTTGCTTCAAATGGTACAAAGTTTGTAGATGAGGTACTTAATGGACAGAGTGAGCGATGTTTGGAAAATTTTCGCATGGATAAGCCAGTGTTTTACAAATTGTGTGATATTCTGCAAGGCAAAGGTTTGCTTCGCCATACAAATCGTATCAAGATTGAGGAGCAATTAGCCATATTCTTGTTCATAATTGGCCATAATCTACGGACTCGGGCTGTTCAGGAGTTATTCAGATATTCGGGGGAAACCATCAGTCGCCATTTCAATAATGTTTTGAATGCAATTATGGCAATTTCATTAGAATTTTTTCAGCCTCCAGGATCTGATGTTCCACCACAAATCTCACAAGATCCCCGATTTTATCCATATTTTAAG GACTGTGTGGGAGCAGTTGATGGCATACACATTCCAGTGATGGTTGGTGTAGATGAGCAGGGACCTTTTCGTAATAAGAATGGATTACTTTCACAAAATGTTCTGGCAGCTTGTTCATTTGATCTTAAATTCCATTATGTTCTAGCTGGCTGGGAAGGCTCAGCATCAGATCTGAGAGTTCTAAATTCAGCTCTTACTAGGCGTAATAAGTTGCAAGTGCCTGAAG GGAGATACTACCTTGTGGACAACAAGTATGCAAATATGCCAGGCTTCATTGCCCCGTATTTTGGTGTCCCCTATAACTCGAATGAATTTTCCAGTGGTTATCATCTCCAAGATGCCAAAGAGCTATTTAATCAACGGCATTTCTTGTTGAGAAATGCTACTGATCGTACTTTTGGGGCCTTAAAGGAACGGTTTCCTATTTTGATGTCGGCTCCTCCCTACCCATTACAAACTCAGGTGAAATTGGTAGTAGCAGCATGTGCATTGCACAACTACATACGTAGGGAGAAACCGGATGATTTGCTTTTTAAAATGTATGAACCGGAGACTGTTCAACAGATAGAGGAGTCATTGCCTCCATTAGAGGTGGAACAGGCAATGATGCACATTGATAACCATGATCTGGAGGTTGGTTTTGAAGCAGAACAACTAGAACTTAGTTCACAGTTAAGGGATTCTATTGCAACTGAAATGTGGGATGACTATATTCGTGATTTAGAAGCCATGTAG